In a genomic window of Candidatus Eremiobacterota bacterium:
- a CDS encoding phenylpyruvate tautomerase MIF-related protein, translated as MPLIKLQTSVKIQDKASLVLEFSKICAQIIGKPETYVQSIVEDDAVISMGGRIIDSAFVEVKSIGGLNPSVNKELSSALCRVLEEKIKVKPASVYINFIEVAASSWGNNSTTFG; from the coding sequence CAGGATAAGGCATCGCTTGTTCTGGAATTTTCGAAGATATGTGCACAGATTATAGGAAAGCCCGAAACATATGTTCAATCGATTGTTGAAGATGATGCCGTCATATCCATGGGCGGCAGAATAATCGACTCGGCTTTTGTGGAAGTAAAAAGTATCGGCGGGCTCAATCCGTCGGTAAATAAAGAATTAAGCTCGGCACTATGCAGAGTTCTTGAGGAAAAAATAAAAGTAAAGCCGGCTTCGGTGTATATTAATTTTATCGAGGTAGCTGCGTCCAGCTGGGGAAATAACTCGACGACATTCGGATAA